Proteins encoded by one window of Planktothrix tepida PCC 9214:
- a CDS encoding type II toxin-antitoxin system VapC family toxin, with the protein MVHLSTMIKGHKVFVDTSAWIALINQSDHLAAQSEQILLKLKQQKITLVTTEFVLLEVADALCSTNLRQKTYAYINGIKKATDVIQVIPLDPNLLDKGWAIYHQYSDKDWGLTDCISFVVMRQEGITDAFTSDRHFEQAGFTKLMVT; encoded by the coding sequence ATGGTACACCTAAGCACGATGATCAAGGGACATAAAGTTTTTGTGGATACATCGGCTTGGATAGCTTTGATTAATCAGAGTGATCATCTCGCGGCTCAATCTGAACAAATTCTGTTGAAACTTAAGCAACAGAAGATTACTTTAGTGACAACAGAGTTTGTTTTGTTAGAAGTAGCTGATGCTTTATGCAGTACGAATTTGCGCCAGAAAACTTATGCTTATATTAATGGGATTAAAAAGGCGACCGATGTGATTCAAGTTATCCCTTTAGATCCAAATTTGTTGGATAAAGGTTGGGCGATTTACCATCAGTATTCTGACAAAGATTGGGGGCTAACGGATTGTATTAGTTTTGTTGTGATGAGGCAAGAAGGTATTACTGATGCGTTTACATCTGATCGACATTTTGAGCAAGCTGGATTTACTAAATTAATGGTGACTTAG
- a CDS encoding glycosyltransferase family 2 protein — translation MARVSVIIPTYNCDRFLPEAIDSVLMQTYQDYEIIVIDDGSTDETRQVLESYQNKIRYFYQQNQGSAVARNLGIKQAKGELIAFLDADDFWIVPEKLAEQVNCFEQQPSLGSVHTGWQIVDAGGDKIIDVEPWREIPDLNLESWLMYKPVKTSGMIIRQNWLQQAGGFDGELRQSHDVDLVLRLALIGCEAAWWRRVAVGYRRYGGNTTRNTQTQAECLLNVLNKFFAHGDLPEPIQKIESQVHYHTLVWIAWYQYEQGFYDEMARFLNRSLEYSPYYKMETISDWVEQFKKFSIQNGLNFDICLLMDLPDWQQLMFRIMEN, via the coding sequence ATGGCTAGAGTGAGTGTAATTATTCCGACTTATAATTGCGATCGCTTTCTTCCTGAAGCGATTGATAGTGTTTTAATGCAGACCTATCAAGATTATGAAATTATTGTTATTGATGATGGTTCAACGGATGAAACTCGTCAAGTTTTAGAGTCTTACCAGAATAAAATTAGATATTTTTATCAACAGAATCAAGGTTCGGCTGTCGCTCGTAATTTAGGGATTAAACAAGCTAAGGGTGAATTGATTGCCTTTTTAGATGCGGATGATTTTTGGATTGTACCAGAAAAGCTGGCAGAACAAGTTAATTGTTTTGAGCAACAACCGAGTCTGGGTAGTGTGCATACAGGCTGGCAAATTGTTGATGCAGGAGGTGATAAAATTATTGATGTGGAACCTTGGCGTGAGATTCCTGATCTGAATTTGGAAAGTTGGTTAATGTACAAACCTGTAAAAACCAGTGGAATGATAATCCGACAAAACTGGTTACAACAGGCGGGGGGGTTTGATGGGGAGTTGCGCCAGTCCCATGATGTTGATTTGGTGTTGCGTTTAGCGTTAATAGGATGTGAAGCAGCTTGGTGGCGACGGGTGGCGGTGGGCTATCGCAGGTATGGGGGGAACACGACTAGAAACACCCAAACTCAAGCTGAATGTCTGCTGAATGTGTTAAATAAATTTTTTGCTCATGGGGATTTACCCGAACCTATTCAAAAAATAGAGTCGCAAGTGCATTATCATACTTTAGTGTGGATTGCTTGGTATCAGTATGAGCAAGGATTTTATGACGAGATGGCTCGATTTCTCAACAGGTCTTTAGAATATAGTCCCTACTACAAAATGGAAACGATTTCAGACTGGGTAGAGCAGTTTAAAAAGTTTTCTATTCAAAATGGTTTAAATTTTGATATTTGTTTGTTGATGGATTTACCGGATTGGCAACAACTTATGTTTAGGATTATGGAAAACTGA
- a CDS encoding metal ABC transporter ATP-binding protein gives MNSLKFPHPLHQSLSVHHLSVNYRGVEALRDISLDIQPGRLTGIIGPNGAGKSTLMKAMLGLVPMGTGSVVYGGKPLSQQRQRVAYVPQRSQIDWDYPATVWDIVMMGRVRKTGWLRPFSGVSRRIATQALERVGMVEYKNRPIGQLSGGQQQRVFLARSLAQEAEIFCFDEPFVGIDQKTEAIIFSLFRELAASGKIVIVINHDLGESIVNFDDLILLNQEIIATGNRQQVLKEDYLQKAYGGRVFFFAEKVA, from the coding sequence ATGAACAGTCTAAAATTCCCCCATCCTCTGCACCAGTCTCTCAGTGTCCATCACCTCAGCGTCAACTATCGAGGGGTGGAAGCACTTCGAGATATCAGTTTGGACATTCAACCCGGACGACTAACGGGCATTATTGGCCCTAATGGCGCAGGAAAAAGTACGTTGATGAAGGCCATGTTGGGTTTAGTTCCAATGGGGACGGGTTCGGTGGTGTATGGCGGAAAACCCCTGAGTCAGCAACGCCAACGAGTGGCTTATGTTCCCCAGCGATCGCAAATTGATTGGGACTATCCAGCAACGGTTTGGGATATTGTGATGATGGGGAGAGTACGGAAAACGGGGTGGTTACGTCCTTTTTCCGGGGTGAGTCGTCGCATTGCAACTCAGGCGTTAGAACGGGTGGGAATGGTTGAATATAAAAATCGCCCCATTGGTCAACTGTCGGGGGGTCAACAACAGCGTGTCTTTTTAGCGAGATCTTTGGCGCAGGAAGCAGAAATTTTTTGTTTTGATGAACCGTTTGTTGGGATTGATCAAAAAACAGAAGCCATAATTTTTAGTTTATTTCGAGAGTTAGCAGCATCGGGTAAAATTGTGATTGTGATTAATCATGATTTAGGGGAATCTATTGTTAATTTTGATGATTTAATCTTGTTGAATCAAGAAATAATTGCGACGGGCAATCGTCAACAGGTTTTAAAAGAAGATTATTTACAAAAAGCTTATGGGGGAAGGGTATTTTTCTTTGCTGAAAAAGTTGCTTAA
- a CDS encoding dihydrolipoyl dehydrogenase family protein, translated as MAVEYDLVVIGGGSGGLVVASAAAQLKAKVALVERDRLGGDCLWFGCVPSKSLIHASRVAYEVKNAAKFGIYTDNYNINFAQAASHVQQVISTIQPHDSPERFESLGVEVIFGGGQFLDKKTFSINGRKLTARAFVIATGSRPAIPNIPGLTEAGFLTNEQVFSVQNCPESLAVMGGGPIGCELGQAFSRLGSKVTILSSRNQILPKEDPEAAQVVQEQLLSEDIVILNHTKAERVEIENGKKKIIAGNHNILADEILVSVGRVPNIESLNLEAAGVTISQSGIKVNHKLQTTNPCIYACGDVIGGYQFTHVASYEAVVVLTNTLFFPISKVNYRVIPWATFTDPELARVGLTEQQAKEEYGENVYVLKQPFVSVDRALAEAKPQGFAKIITKGNGEILGAHLVGSSAGELIHEIVLAMSHRLKVSALTGIHIYPTLSEVNSKAALLLKKQQYANNSWQQTFLERFFNWRRSL; from the coding sequence ATGGCAGTTGAATATGATTTAGTAGTGATTGGTGGGGGTTCTGGGGGTTTAGTTGTTGCCAGTGCAGCAGCACAATTGAAAGCCAAAGTTGCCTTAGTCGAACGCGATCGCTTAGGGGGGGATTGTTTATGGTTTGGCTGTGTTCCCAGTAAGTCTTTAATTCACGCTTCCCGGGTTGCTTATGAAGTTAAAAATGCAGCTAAATTTGGCATTTATACCGACAATTATAACATTAATTTTGCTCAAGCTGCAAGTCATGTTCAACAGGTTATTTCTACCATACAACCCCATGATTCTCCAGAACGATTTGAATCTTTAGGGGTTGAAGTCATTTTTGGAGGAGGTCAATTTTTAGACAAAAAAACCTTTAGTATTAATGGACGAAAACTAACCGCTAGAGCTTTTGTCATTGCAACGGGTTCGCGTCCAGCTATTCCTAATATTCCAGGGTTAACTGAAGCTGGTTTTCTGACGAATGAACAGGTATTTTCTGTGCAAAATTGTCCTGAATCTTTAGCCGTTATGGGAGGAGGGCCTATTGGTTGTGAACTCGGACAAGCTTTTTCTCGGTTAGGGTCAAAGGTGACAATTTTATCGAGTCGGAATCAAATTTTACCGAAAGAAGATCCTGAAGCAGCACAGGTGGTTCAAGAGCAATTGTTATCCGAAGATATTGTGATTTTAAATCATACCAAAGCAGAACGAGTTGAAATTGAAAATGGCAAAAAGAAAATTATTGCTGGAAACCATAACATTTTAGCTGATGAAATTTTAGTTTCGGTGGGGCGAGTTCCCAATATTGAATCCTTGAATTTAGAAGCAGCAGGTGTTACAATTAGTCAATCAGGAATTAAAGTTAATCATAAACTGCAAACAACCAATCCGTGTATTTACGCTTGCGGAGATGTGATTGGTGGGTATCAATTTACTCATGTTGCGAGTTATGAAGCAGTTGTGGTGTTAACAAATACCCTATTTTTTCCCATTAGTAAAGTAAACTATCGAGTTATACCTTGGGCTACTTTTACTGATCCTGAATTAGCAAGAGTGGGGTTAACAGAACAGCAAGCAAAAGAAGAATATGGAGAGAATGTTTATGTTTTAAAACAACCCTTTGTAAGTGTTGATCGCGCCCTAGCCGAAGCAAAACCCCAGGGATTTGCTAAAATTATTACTAAAGGCAATGGAGAAATTTTGGGTGCTCATCTCGTGGGTTCATCGGCTGGAGAGTTAATTCATGAAATTGTTTTAGCGATGTCCCATCGACTTAAGGTTTCTGCCTTGACAGGAATTCATATTTATCCTACCTTATCAGAAGTTAATAGTAAGGCTGCCTTATTATTGAAAAAACAACAATATGCGAATAATTCTTGGCAACAAACCTTTTTAGAGCGGTTTTTTAATTGGAGGCGATCGCTGTAA
- a CDS encoding DUF29 domain-containing protein, protein MSITLYEQDFYSWVYQQSNLLREGKFEQLDLAHLIEELEDLGNRHYDQLESRFIQLIAHLLKWQVQYWKQTNSWRATIRVQRTAITKLLRRNPGLKSRLEEALNESWSEARDLAIAETDLPDDQFPEVCPFSVEQIMSSDFWPDP, encoded by the coding sequence ATGAGTATAACCCTTTACGAACAGGACTTCTATAGCTGGGTTTACCAGCAATCTAACCTTCTACGGGAAGGGAAATTTGAGCAACTAGATTTAGCTCATCTCATTGAGGAGTTAGAAGACTTGGGAAATCGCCATTATGACCAACTTGAATCTCGCTTCATACAGTTAATTGCTCATTTACTGAAATGGCAGGTTCAGTATTGGAAACAGACAAACAGTTGGCGGGCGACTATCCGTGTTCAACGCACCGCTATTACTAAACTACTGAGGCGAAATCCAGGTTTAAAATCCCGTTTAGAGGAAGCTTTGAATGAAAGTTGGTCAGAAGCTAGAGATTTAGCGATCGCAGAAACCGATTTACCCGATGATCAGTTTCCTGAAGTTTGTCCTTTTTCTGTAGAACAAATCATGAGTTCTGACTTTTGGCCTGACCCCTAA
- a CDS encoding DUF29 domain-containing protein, which translates to MENLVKHQLQDLYQTDDYLWLQKTIEILKIKNFNNLDLDSLIEELESLGRSEFNKVRSLLRQIIIHLLLLEYWEQEYEQNYRHWQAEIIAFRDDLSHELTTTLKNKLIPELDSIYQVAVSLVSKKTGLSQSLFPTVCPYLFEQLLEDNWYPPNNLNRIN; encoded by the coding sequence ATGGAAAATTTAGTTAAACATCAACTTCAAGACTTGTATCAAACCGACGATTATTTATGGTTACAAAAAACCATTGAAATATTAAAAATAAAAAATTTTAACAATTTAGATTTAGACAGTTTAATTGAGGAGTTAGAAAGTTTGGGAAGAAGCGAATTTAACAAAGTTAGAAGTCTTTTAAGGCAGATTATTATTCATTTACTTTTGTTGGAATACTGGGAGCAAGAGTATGAGCAAAACTATCGGCATTGGCAAGCAGAAATTATTGCTTTTAGAGATGATTTAAGTCATGAATTAACGACGACATTAAAAAACAAGCTAATTCCAGAATTAGACTCTATCTATCAGGTTGCTGTGAGTTTAGTTAGTAAAAAAACAGGTTTATCTCAAAGTCTATTTCCGACTGTTTGTCCTTATTTATTTGAACAATTATTAGAAGATAATTGGTATCCCCCAAATAATTTAAACCGTATTAATTAA
- a CDS encoding endonuclease/exonuclease/phosphatase family protein, which produces MKILTFNIRYDKPDLGNNDWKFRRYAIAKLIQNHDPDIIATQEGKAHQLLDLHR; this is translated from the coding sequence ATGAAAATTCTCACTTTTAATATTCGTTATGATAAACCAGATCTGGGTAATAATGACTGGAAATTTCGTCGTTATGCGATCGCAAAATTGATTCAAAACCATGACCCAGATATCATTGCAACTCAGGAAGGAAAAGCGCATCAACTCCTAGATTTACATCGATAA
- a CDS encoding SUMF1/EgtB/PvdO family nonheme iron enzyme: MEEKRQQIKLAELKLQYIQNQENRDFQAQQAELNHQRQKELQEYIQSVNLAIHKSNIEFQRWRFEQEKSLETELAQYNRETQLAIAEYQRETAIKVAHNQAEVQKIFANWPLTLPPAQILESYSHNSLIPLRVFIAPPKVKFERFVEKPQNFPDIELTLNQQLRDFFDYYSQQGRPIEFLAGAWESKRFHSEASIKALFGMLKSEPTLILESEFDGGYLNFRIAYWTIGQPKYSYQTIIARLSYREILYNSAKTRALTWKNTKDKLIALGKTQAEIEKRGGDNEINLKIWEEEQSLREAGIEDNELEIHYKINRKHFEDLYQFLITCHCLVAGWIADTHHLFLHDLTPLLPQLLPDLTQNIPEGEVTDEVVGVVISGYEQIYQALAVERSHWVPELILKLAQGLVNFPNQSWAKTQLLNSVEYWLKLRNSVSQRNRVSEESELWDAVNSVVTAQDLDYIENVNNLLAILGETHRVNIVQTCYKRGQNHCQKGEYSTAIDDFTQVLLLETNSPDANYNRGLAYSKLGQYQSAIEDYNQSLQLNPNYAEAYNNRGNAYYKLGEYEKAITDYNSCLALNPNLPGVAHNRDVVQGVWDEKCRQEQMETEIKRQEEEEKHLQEREFKFDVITVNVLGKETKLEHCRAEFFKEDLGNNISLEMVSIPGGTFMMGSPEDDTEKPIHPVNIAAFSMAKYPITQAQWQAIMGNNPSSFKGANRPVECVTWYQAQEFCQRLSQKTGKTYRLPSEAEWEYACRAGTTTPFHFGETITVDLANYDANDSYASAPTGTYRQQTTDVGSFPPNAFGLYDMHGNVWEWCADPWRSNYNGAPRDGSVWQLCGNTQNRVLRGGSWYTHPRECRSANRCGIKSNAGLSNFGFRVVSLPPAWIL; the protein is encoded by the coding sequence ATGGAGGAAAAACGACAACAAATTAAGTTAGCAGAGCTAAAATTACAATATATTCAAAATCAAGAAAATCGAGACTTTCAAGCCCAACAAGCGGAACTGAATCATCAACGACAAAAGGAACTCCAAGAATATATCCAAAGTGTTAACTTAGCCATTCACAAAAGCAATATTGAGTTTCAACGCTGGCGTTTTGAACAGGAAAAAAGCCTGGAAACTGAATTAGCTCAATATAACCGAGAAACTCAATTAGCCATCGCTGAATATCAACGGGAAACAGCGATAAAAGTTGCCCATAACCAAGCAGAAGTTCAGAAAATTTTTGCGAATTGGCCCTTAACTTTACCTCCTGCACAAATTTTAGAATCCTACAGTCATAATAGTTTAATTCCTTTGCGAGTTTTTATCGCGCCACCTAAAGTTAAATTTGAACGGTTTGTCGAAAAACCTCAAAATTTCCCCGATATTGAATTAACCTTAAATCAACAATTGCGTGATTTTTTTGACTACTATTCTCAACAGGGAAGACCGATAGAATTTTTAGCAGGAGCTTGGGAAAGTAAACGCTTTCATAGTGAAGCGAGTATTAAAGCTTTATTTGGGATGTTAAAATCAGAACCGACCTTAATATTAGAGTCGGAATTTGATGGAGGTTATCTCAATTTTAGAATCGCCTATTGGACAATAGGACAACCTAAATATTCCTATCAAACCATTATTGCTCGTTTATCCTATCGGGAGATTTTGTATAATTCTGCTAAAACTCGCGCCTTGACTTGGAAGAATACAAAAGATAAACTGATTGCATTAGGAAAAACCCAAGCTGAGATTGAAAAACGGGGCGGGGATAATGAAATTAATCTCAAGATTTGGGAAGAAGAACAAAGTTTGCGAGAAGCGGGAATTGAGGATAATGAGTTAGAAATTCACTATAAAATTAATCGCAAACATTTTGAAGATTTGTATCAGTTTTTAATTACTTGTCATTGTTTAGTTGCAGGTTGGATAGCTGATACCCATCATCTATTTTTACATGATTTAACACCCTTATTGCCACAACTCCTCCCAGATTTAACTCAAAATATTCCTGAAGGAGAGGTTACAGATGAAGTGGTGGGGGTTGTGATTTCCGGTTATGAACAAATTTATCAAGCCTTAGCCGTTGAACGTTCCCACTGGGTTCCTGAATTAATATTAAAATTAGCCCAAGGTTTAGTCAATTTTCCGAATCAATCTTGGGCGAAAACACAATTGTTGAATTCTGTTGAATATTGGTTGAAGTTAAGAAACTCGGTTTCTCAAAGAAACCGGGTTTCTGAAGAATCTGAGTTATGGGATGCTGTTAATTCTGTTGTAACCGCTCAGGATTTAGATTATATTGAAAATGTGAATAACTTGTTAGCAATATTGGGAGAAACCCACCGGGTTAATATTGTTCAAACCTGTTATAAACGGGGACAAAACCATTGTCAAAAGGGAGAATATTCTACCGCAATTGATGATTTTACCCAAGTGTTGTTACTAGAAACTAATTCCCCCGATGCCAATTATAATCGCGGATTAGCGTATAGTAAATTAGGGCAATATCAATCGGCGATAGAAGATTATAACCAAAGCTTGCAATTGAATCCGAATTATGCTGAAGCTTACAATAATCGCGGTAATGCTTATTATAAATTAGGAGAATATGAAAAAGCGATCACAGATTATAATTCCTGTCTCGCCCTCAATCCTAATTTACCCGGAGTTGCCCATAATCGAGATGTTGTTCAAGGGGTTTGGGATGAAAAATGCCGTCAGGAACAGATGGAAACGGAAATAAAACGTCAGGAAGAAGAAGAAAAACACCTTCAAGAAAGAGAATTTAAATTTGATGTGATTACGGTTAACGTACTAGGAAAGGAAACCAAACTAGAACACTGTCGGGCTGAATTTTTCAAAGAAGATTTAGGCAATAATATCAGCTTAGAAATGGTATCCATTCCTGGGGGAACTTTTATGATGGGTTCACCAGAAGATGACACTGAAAAACCCATACATCCCGTTAATATTGCTGCCTTTTCTATGGCAAAATATCCCATTACTCAAGCTCAATGGCAAGCCATTATGGGGAATAATCCTTCTAGTTTTAAAGGCGCAAATCGACCTGTTGAATGTGTAACCTGGTACCAAGCGCAAGAATTTTGTCAGCGACTTTCCCAAAAAACAGGCAAAACCTATCGTTTACCGTCTGAGGCAGAATGGGAATATGCTTGTCGGGCGGGAACAACAACACCTTTCCATTTTGGCGAAACAATTACAGTCGATTTAGCCAATTACGACGCAAATGACAGTTATGCTTCCGCCCCCACAGGAACCTATCGTCAACAAACCACCGATGTTGGTAGTTTTCCCCCGAATGCCTTTGGATTGTACGATATGCACGGTAATGTTTGGGAATGGTGCGCTGACCCTTGGCGTAGTAATTATAACGGTGCGCCGAGGGATGGCAGTGTTTGGCAGTTGTGTGGAAATACTCAAAACCGGGTGTTACGCGGAGGTTCATGGTACACCCATCCCAGGGAGTGTCGCAGTGCCAATCGCTGCGGGATCAAGTCAAATGCTGGGCTCAGTAACTTCGGGTTTCGCGTTGTTTCCCTTCCTCCTGCGTGGATTCTGTAA
- a CDS encoding C1 family peptidase, which produces MSQYLQTRKLSLVDYGSRKAVKVGAYRPSPLNDQQKKYSTHRFAQKELPIRVDLRHYLTDVEDQGEVGSCTANAMAGAYEYLAKRTLGEAGDVSRLFIYYNARSLDDEVDQDAGTTILNCIKVLQEWGTCPEPIWPYDPDAVFDEPHQEAYDAAYNFRLMEAERIPVDLYAMKHCLAEGYPFAFGLPLFASFMREGNKGIPMPKPEQEDYIGGHAMLCVGYSDPYQVFVVRNSWGTDWGDNGYCYIPYEYLANPAFNDGDCWTVKSVTDLDFSEGVWFDDEGEIIEDSEEYEEEEYDEDEEYDEDEEYDEEE; this is translated from the coding sequence ATGAGCCAATATCTTCAGACTCGAAAACTTTCCCTAGTAGACTATGGGAGCCGTAAGGCGGTCAAAGTGGGTGCCTATCGTCCCAGTCCCCTAAATGATCAACAAAAGAAATATAGCACTCACCGTTTTGCTCAAAAAGAACTACCCATTCGGGTGGATTTACGACATTATTTAACGGATGTAGAAGATCAAGGAGAGGTAGGAAGTTGTACCGCTAATGCGATGGCGGGAGCTTATGAATATTTGGCGAAACGAACGTTAGGAGAAGCGGGAGATGTGAGCCGATTATTCATTTATTATAATGCGCGATCGCTTGATGATGAAGTGGATCAAGATGCTGGAACAACCATTTTAAATTGTATTAAAGTCTTACAGGAATGGGGTACTTGTCCTGAGCCTATTTGGCCCTATGATCCCGATGCTGTTTTCGATGAACCTCATCAAGAAGCTTATGATGCAGCTTACAATTTTCGGTTAATGGAAGCGGAAAGAATTCCGGTTGATTTATATGCGATGAAACATTGTTTAGCGGAGGGATATCCCTTTGCTTTTGGTTTGCCTTTATTTGCATCTTTTATGCGCGAAGGAAATAAGGGAATTCCGATGCCTAAACCGGAACAAGAAGATTATATTGGCGGTCATGCAATGTTATGTGTCGGCTATTCTGACCCCTATCAAGTCTTTGTAGTTCGCAATTCTTGGGGAACAGATTGGGGGGATAATGGTTATTGTTATATTCCCTATGAATATTTAGCAAATCCTGCATTTAATGATGGGGATTGTTGGACAGTAAAAAGCGTTACGGATCTCGATTTTAGTGAAGGAGTTTGGTTTGATGATGAAGGAGAAATTATAGAAGATTCGGAGGAATACGAAGAAGAAGAATATGATGAGGATGAGGAATATGATGAAGATGAGGAATATGATGAAGAAGAATAA
- a CDS encoding metal ABC transporter permease: MINLLIEPLQYSFMQRSLTIAILVGIICAVVGSYLMVQRLALLGDAISHSVLPGLAIAFILNANIFIGAFIAGILSTICMNIIRTYSRIKEDAAMGIVFSAFFALGITLITLVQKDNKIDLNHFLFGNILGVTVEDVRDTFIITIIILAVVTLIYKELLFYTFDPLGAEATGLPVNLLNLGLMGLIALTIVASLKAVGVILVLSLLITPAATAYLLVERLHLVMIFGVIIGVISSISGMYLSYFYNLPSGPAIVLVTFGLFVLAFLFSPTQGLLRIKH, from the coding sequence ATGATCAATCTGTTAATTGAACCTTTACAATATAGTTTCATGCAGCGATCGCTGACGATTGCTATTTTAGTCGGAATTATTTGCGCCGTTGTCGGTAGCTATTTAATGGTGCAGCGATTAGCCTTATTAGGAGATGCTATTAGTCATTCCGTTTTACCCGGATTAGCGATCGCTTTTATCCTCAATGCTAATATTTTTATTGGGGCATTTATTGCCGGGATTTTGAGTACCATTTGCATGAATATTATTAGAACTTATTCCCGAATCAAAGAAGATGCAGCCATGGGAATTGTATTTTCAGCGTTTTTTGCCTTGGGAATTACCTTAATTACGTTAGTTCAAAAAGATAATAAAATCGACCTCAATCATTTTTTATTTGGTAATATTCTAGGGGTGACGGTCGAGGATGTTAGAGATACCTTTATTATTACGATTATTATTCTGGCGGTTGTTACCTTAATCTATAAAGAACTGCTGTTTTATACCTTCGATCCCTTGGGTGCTGAAGCCACAGGTTTACCAGTTAACCTGCTCAATTTAGGATTAATGGGATTAATTGCCTTAACCATTGTTGCCAGTTTAAAAGCGGTTGGAGTCATCTTAGTTTTATCCTTATTAATTACTCCCGCCGCTACAGCTTATTTATTAGTCGAACGTCTCCATCTCGTGATGATATTCGGTGTCATTATTGGGGTAATTTCCAGTATTAGCGGAATGTACTTAAGTTACTTTTATAATCTCCCTTCCGGCCCTGCTATTGTATTAGTAACATTTGGGTTATTTGTATTAGCCTTTTTATTCAGTCCCACCCAAGGATTATTAAGAATAAAACATTAA
- a CDS encoding metal ABC transporter substrate-binding protein, with translation MKIADRMMKIITHKPVSVGFFSVLLGIILSGLSSCTQSITENSVNQDQPKVVSTSTIIADLTEQIGGDEIDHQGILQPGADPHVYEPVPQDSIALEKADLILYNGYNLEPGLIKLMKAASTSGKKVAVGEVIKPLDFQYKGQTQPDPHVWGTAKNAILMVNKIRDELTILSPKDKSIFNKNSAKLIQELTQLDRWIQQQIATIPPQNRKLVTTHDAFQYYAHAYGLEVMGTLIGISTEEQPSAKTVKNLSDSIQKTGVPAIFAETTINPKLITTVAEESGVKLAPEQLYSDSIGAPGGEGDTYVKMLVKNTKTIVEALGGKYTPFNPN, from the coding sequence ATGAAAATAGCTGACCGAATGATGAAAATAATCACTCATAAGCCTGTATCTGTAGGATTTTTCAGTGTTTTACTGGGAATAATTTTAAGTGGATTAAGTAGTTGTACTCAATCAATAACCGAAAATTCTGTGAATCAGGATCAACCGAAAGTCGTATCTACCAGTACCATTATTGCGGATTTAACAGAACAGATTGGCGGGGATGAAATTGACCATCAAGGGATTTTACAACCGGGCGCAGATCCCCATGTTTATGAACCTGTACCCCAAGATAGTATTGCTTTAGAAAAAGCAGATTTAATTCTTTATAATGGCTATAATTTAGAACCAGGTTTAATTAAATTAATGAAAGCTGCATCCACCTCTGGAAAAAAAGTAGCAGTGGGAGAAGTGATTAAACCTTTGGATTTTCAATATAAAGGACAAACACAACCCGATCCTCACGTTTGGGGAACCGCTAAAAACGCTATTTTAATGGTTAATAAGATTAGGGATGAGTTAACTATTTTATCCCCTAAAGATAAAAGTATTTTTAATAAAAATTCAGCGAAACTAATTCAAGAGCTAACACAGTTAGATCGTTGGATTCAACAACAAATAGCAACCATTCCTCCTCAAAATCGCAAATTAGTCACAACCCATGATGCGTTTCAATATTATGCTCACGCCTATGGCTTAGAGGTAATGGGGACATTAATTGGGATTAGTACAGAAGAACAACCGAGCGCAAAAACTGTTAAAAATTTATCCGATTCAATTCAAAAAACAGGAGTTCCGGCTATTTTTGCAGAAACCACCATTAACCCTAAATTAATTACAACCGTTGCAGAAGAATCAGGTGTTAAATTAGCACCAGAGCAATTATATTCGGATTCGATTGGTGCTCCAGGGGGTGAGGGAGATACTTATGTTAAAATGTTAGTTAAGAATACAAAAACGATTGTTGAAGCATTAGGAGGAAAATATACCCCTTTTAATCCTAATTAA